One genomic segment of Streptomyces sp. RKND-216 includes these proteins:
- a CDS encoding cation diffusion facilitator family transporter, with amino-acid sequence MSAETDRRWLTLALALLVAFMLVEAVAAVMAGSLALLSDAAHMLTDAVSIILALVALRLSSRPPKGGYTYGLKRVEILSAQANGLTLLLLACWLAHEAVHRLFSPPDVEGGVVVWTALAGIVVNVACAWCISRANRSSLNVEGAYQHILNDLFAFIGTAVAGVIVVTTGFVRADPLATLLVVALMVKAGWGLVRDATRVFLQAAPDHLDPDAIRRRMAQLPGVEGVRNLHVWLITSGEPTLSAHVVVRGDCHAVSRDLRRILAKEFALSHVTLQTEHPNGRLPASPAAALEA; translated from the coding sequence GTGTCGGCCGAGACCGACAGACGCTGGCTGACCCTGGCCCTGGCCTTGCTGGTCGCGTTCATGCTGGTCGAGGCGGTCGCCGCAGTCATGGCCGGCTCGCTGGCGCTGCTGTCGGACGCGGCACACATGCTCACCGATGCGGTCTCCATCATCCTGGCGCTGGTGGCGCTCCGTCTCTCGTCCCGGCCCCCGAAGGGCGGGTACACCTACGGGCTCAAACGGGTGGAGATCCTCTCCGCACAGGCGAACGGTCTGACGCTGCTTCTCCTGGCCTGCTGGCTCGCGCACGAGGCGGTGCACCGGCTCTTCTCCCCGCCCGATGTGGAGGGCGGGGTGGTCGTGTGGACAGCGCTGGCGGGAATCGTCGTCAACGTCGCCTGCGCGTGGTGCATCTCCCGCGCCAACCGGTCCTCGCTCAACGTCGAGGGCGCCTACCAGCACATCCTCAACGACCTCTTCGCCTTCATCGGCACCGCGGTCGCGGGCGTGATCGTGGTGACGACCGGATTCGTACGCGCGGATCCGCTCGCCACACTCCTGGTCGTCGCCCTGATGGTGAAGGCGGGCTGGGGCCTGGTTCGTGACGCGACCCGCGTCTTCCTCCAGGCGGCGCCCGACCACCTCGACCCCGACGCCATCCGGCGACGGATGGCCCAGCTGCCGGGGGTCGAAGGGGTGAGGAACCTGCACGTCTGGCTGATCACCTCGGGTGAACCCACCCTGTCGGCCCACGTCGTGGTGAGAGGCGACTGCCACGCCGTGAGCCGGGACCTGCGACGGATACTGGCGAAGGAGTTCGCGCTGTCGCACGTGACACTGCAGACCGAGCACCCGAACGGACGTCTCCCCGCGTCACCCGCCGCGGCCCTGGAGGCGTAG
- a CDS encoding S1 family peptidase: MAVATGLLAVGALVTPTAVAAEADAPKATVAQLKAVDSAVEKSDIAGTAWYTDAKSGKVVVTVDSTVSKAEIAKIKQTVKTDSALEINRTKGEFTKYIAGGEAITTGGSRCSLGFNVQDSAGTKYALTAGHCTNIGSSWSIGSTVGSSFPNNDYGLIQHSNPGAADGRVYLYNGGYQEITGAGNASVGQSVQRSGSTTGLHGGSVTGLNATVNYGGGDVVYGMIQTNVCAEPGDSGGALFSGSTALGLTSGGSGNCSSGGTTFFQPVTEALSAYGVSII, translated from the coding sequence ATGGCAGTGGCCACCGGACTCCTGGCGGTCGGCGCGCTCGTCACCCCCACCGCCGTGGCGGCCGAGGCGGACGCGCCCAAGGCCACGGTGGCCCAGCTCAAGGCGGTTGACAGCGCCGTCGAGAAGTCGGACATCGCGGGTACCGCCTGGTACACCGACGCGAAGTCCGGCAAGGTCGTCGTCACCGTCGACAGCACCGTGAGCAAGGCGGAGATCGCCAAGATCAAGCAGACCGTCAAGACCGACTCCGCCCTCGAGATCAACCGCACCAAGGGCGAGTTCACCAAGTACATCGCCGGCGGCGAGGCCATCACCACCGGCGGCAGCCGCTGCTCCCTCGGCTTCAACGTCCAGGACAGCGCGGGCACCAAGTACGCCCTGACCGCCGGGCACTGCACCAACATCGGCAGCTCCTGGTCGATCGGCAGCACCGTCGGGTCCAGCTTCCCGAACAACGACTACGGCCTCATCCAGCACTCCAACCCGGGTGCCGCGGACGGCCGCGTCTACCTGTACAACGGCGGCTACCAGGAGATCACCGGCGCCGGCAACGCCTCGGTCGGTCAGTCCGTCCAGCGCAGCGGCTCCACCACCGGCCTGCACGGCGGCTCCGTCACCGGCCTCAACGCCACGGTCAACTACGGCGGCGGCGACGTCGTGTACGGCATGATCCAGACCAACGTGTGCGCCGAGCCCGGCGACAGCGGCGGCGCCCTGTTCTCCGGCAGCACCGCCCTGGGCCTGACCTCCGGCGGCAGCGGCAACTGCTCCTCCGGCGGCACCACCTTCTTCCAGCCGGTCACCGAGGCGCTCAGCGCCTACGGCGTCAGCATCATCTGA
- a CDS encoding pyridoxal-phosphate dependent enzyme produces the protein MYEHIAEALKEPDLVRIPPGAVCVRFETMKLYSALGAVRHLLETGQVAPGDTLVDSSSGIYAHALALACHRYGLRCHIVGSTTVDRTLRVQLEVLGATLEQVRPSKNLRLDQNLRVERIGELLKKNPDYHWMRQYHDDIHYLGYRDVAALIGDEVPEGPLTLVGGVGTGASTGAISTYLREAGRKVSLTGVQPFGSVTFGSEHVSDPDIIIAGIGSSIPFDNVRHHLYDRIHWVNFDYAMSGAVELLRASGIFAGLSAGAAYLATLWERARDDAPTYVFLAADTGHRYVDTAYAHHCKAFGLGSMVPHEVTTHDDLRHPWSVMDWPPGESAHTRDETVLVPGAA, from the coding sequence ATGTACGAGCACATAGCCGAAGCACTCAAGGAACCCGACCTGGTCAGGATTCCTCCCGGAGCGGTCTGCGTCCGTTTCGAGACGATGAAGCTCTACTCGGCGCTCGGCGCCGTCCGCCACCTGCTGGAGACCGGACAGGTCGCCCCCGGCGACACGCTCGTCGACAGCTCCAGTGGCATCTACGCACACGCCCTGGCCCTCGCCTGCCACCGGTACGGCCTGCGATGCCACATCGTCGGCTCCACCACCGTCGACCGCACGCTCCGCGTCCAACTGGAGGTACTCGGTGCCACTCTCGAACAGGTCCGCCCGTCCAAGAACCTGCGGCTGGACCAGAACCTTCGCGTCGAACGGATCGGCGAACTGCTGAAGAAGAACCCCGACTACCACTGGATGCGGCAGTACCACGACGACATCCACTACCTGGGGTATCGCGACGTGGCCGCGCTGATCGGGGACGAAGTACCCGAGGGCCCCCTCACCCTGGTCGGAGGCGTCGGCACCGGGGCCTCCACAGGAGCGATCTCCACGTACCTGCGCGAGGCGGGGCGCAAGGTCAGCCTCACCGGCGTGCAGCCCTTCGGCAGCGTCACCTTCGGCAGCGAGCACGTCTCCGACCCCGACATCATCATCGCGGGCATCGGCAGCTCCATTCCCTTCGACAACGTCCGCCACCACCTCTACGACCGCATCCACTGGGTGAACTTCGACTACGCCATGTCCGGCGCCGTCGAACTCCTCCGCGCCAGCGGGATCTTCGCCGGCCTGTCCGCCGGAGCGGCGTACCTCGCGACCCTCTGGGAGCGTGCACGCGACGACGCACCCACCTACGTCTTTCTCGCAGCCGACACCGGGCACCGCTACGTCGACACCGCCTACGCCCACCACTGCAAGGCCTTCGGACTGGGCTCGATGGTCCCGCACGAGGTCACCACCCACGACGACCTGCGTCATCCCTGGTCGGTGATGGACTGGCCGCCCGGGGAGAGCGCACACACGCGCGACGAGACCGTCCTCGTTCCCGGAGCGGCGTGA
- a CDS encoding TauD/TfdA family dioxygenase: MPSAGSTQQCTPLTPQQGAPPMDLPARVGPEDIHHASAELDRRGAVILAGYGSSGDALTVAAAQVLGSRLSRLFPQRVRASYDGGPVHLHADSLDLTVDIGGVRHRRRHPDEDYVLIQCLKAAPAGGDSFALDAYRFADACRTADPELWRFLTTQDVDLYGAWPHLRGLPASPRVARHIEYTRTGRRIVRRTDGAVPLHRDPDLEHVRTMLDRFAKIVHEEEPPLPRFRLGEGDILVLDNYRVWHGRDAHTGERAVRILTVCSSDAR; encoded by the coding sequence GTGCCCTCCGCGGGATCGACGCAGCAGTGCACACCCCTCACTCCGCAGCAAGGAGCGCCGCCCATGGACCTCCCCGCCCGGGTCGGGCCCGAGGACATCCACCACGCGTCCGCGGAACTGGACCGGCGTGGTGCTGTCATCCTCGCCGGATACGGCAGCAGCGGCGACGCCCTCACCGTGGCAGCCGCCCAGGTTCTCGGCAGCCGTCTGAGCCGGCTCTTCCCTCAGCGCGTGCGAGCCTCGTACGACGGCGGCCCCGTCCACCTGCACGCGGACAGTCTCGACCTGACCGTCGACATCGGCGGCGTCCGGCACCGGCGCCGTCATCCCGACGAGGACTACGTCTTGATCCAGTGTCTGAAGGCGGCGCCCGCGGGAGGAGACTCCTTCGCCCTCGACGCCTACCGCTTCGCCGACGCATGCCGCACCGCGGACCCGGAGTTGTGGCGGTTCCTCACGACCCAGGACGTCGACCTCTACGGGGCGTGGCCCCACCTGCGCGGCTTGCCGGCGAGCCCTCGCGTCGCCCGGCACATCGAGTACACCCGCACCGGGCGCCGCATCGTCCGTCGCACCGACGGCGCCGTTCCCCTCCACCGGGACCCGGACCTCGAGCACGTCCGCACCATGCTCGACCGGTTCGCGAAGATCGTGCACGAAGAAGAGCCCCCGCTCCCCCGCTTCCGGCTCGGCGAAGGAGACATCCTCGTCCTGGACAACTACCGCGTCTGGCACGGCCGCGACGCCCATACGGGCGAACGCGCCGTCCGCATCCTCACCGTGTGCAGCAGCGACGCCCGCTGA
- a CDS encoding MFS transporter, with amino-acid sequence MPGTEPGKDAVPNDWRMARELWPFMLASAVGLVPFTIYSTFLVPIAGVAEGSVAALGQLRGLGGLAALAVGTALAPFIDRVRKERAAAAGLVVLAVSAALGAGGEFLLLAAFCLLVGGGTAVLNPALTAAAADRFSSEAAAGRAATLITATQSFTALLAAPLVALPAMVWGWQGDLWAVTALCSGLALYFLLRLGRRAPGGPHGDEATHQDRPGYLASFRLLAGLPGVISLLCVAMLRTAAFMGYLAYLAAFYDERFGLNPSTFALVWTLSGASFFVGNLLAGRLLSADRHTASTDRLMTIALFVALVALVGVFLSRSLYVALPLTAMIGVGHATVAACVTTSLVRRCGNLRGTALSINAAGMSFGVFLGAGAGGIGLAAGGYPGTAAALGGLTLVALVFARLAGRSAATAGK; translated from the coding sequence GTGCCAGGGACAGAACCGGGGAAGGACGCCGTCCCGAACGACTGGCGGATGGCCCGGGAGCTGTGGCCCTTCATGCTGGCCTCGGCCGTGGGCCTCGTCCCCTTCACCATCTACAGCACCTTCCTCGTCCCCATCGCCGGAGTCGCCGAGGGCTCGGTCGCGGCGCTGGGACAGCTGCGCGGCCTCGGCGGCCTCGCCGCGCTCGCGGTGGGCACCGCCCTCGCCCCCTTCATCGACCGTGTGCGCAAGGAACGGGCGGCGGCCGCGGGACTGGTGGTCCTGGCCGTGTCCGCAGCGCTCGGCGCCGGCGGAGAGTTCCTGCTGCTGGCGGCCTTCTGTCTGCTCGTCGGGGGCGGTACCGCCGTTCTCAACCCGGCGCTCACGGCCGCCGCCGCGGACCGCTTCTCCAGCGAGGCCGCCGCGGGCCGGGCCGCGACGCTCATCACCGCCACGCAGTCCTTCACCGCGCTTCTGGCGGCACCGCTGGTGGCGCTGCCGGCCATGGTGTGGGGGTGGCAGGGTGACCTGTGGGCCGTCACGGCCCTCTGCTCCGGGCTCGCCCTCTACTTCCTCCTCCGCCTCGGTCGCCGCGCCCCCGGCGGCCCGCACGGGGACGAGGCGACGCATCAGGACCGGCCCGGCTACCTGGCGTCGTTCAGGCTGCTGGCCGGACTTCCCGGAGTGATTTCGCTGCTGTGCGTGGCCATGCTGCGCACCGCCGCGTTCATGGGGTATCTCGCCTACCTGGCGGCGTTCTACGACGAGCGTTTCGGACTCAACCCCAGCACTTTCGCTCTGGTCTGGACCCTCAGCGGAGCCTCGTTCTTCGTCGGCAACCTTCTCGCGGGCAGGCTCCTGAGCGCCGACCGGCACACCGCCTCCACCGACCGCCTCATGACGATCGCCCTGTTCGTCGCCCTGGTCGCCCTGGTCGGCGTCTTCCTGAGCCGATCCCTCTACGTGGCTCTCCCGCTGACCGCCATGATCGGCGTGGGCCACGCCACCGTCGCCGCCTGCGTCACCACCTCCCTCGTACGGCGATGCGGGAACCTGCGCGGCACGGCCCTGAGCATCAACGCCGCCGGCATGAGCTTCGGGGTGTTCCTCGGCGCCGGGGCCGGCGGCATCGGCCTCGCCGCAGGCGGATATCCCGGGACGGCCGCGGCACTCGGCGGACTGACCCTCGTGGCACTCGTCTTCGCGCGTCTCGCCGGCCGCTCCGCGGCGACCGCGGGGAAGTGA
- a CDS encoding UDP-N-acetylglucosamine 1-carboxyvinyltransferase, whose product MTDDYLARIGQLIRDARQHRGWTQSQLAEALGTSQSAVNRIERGNQNISLEMIARISEALDSEIVSLGYSGPMHLRVVGGRRLSGSIDVKTSKNACVALLCASLLNSGRTVLRRVARIEEVFRLLEVLGSVGVRTRWLNDAGDLEIVPPAELDLDAMDADAARRTRSIIMFLGPLLHRTDAFRLPYAGGCDLGTRTVQPHMIALRRFGLDVTATEGVYHAEVDRSVTPDRPIVLTERGDTVTENALLAAARYDGVTVIRNASSNYMVQDLCFFLEQLGVRVEGIGSTTLTVHGVAEIDRDVDYSPSEDPVEAMSLIAAAVVTESELTVRRVPVEFLEIELAVLEEMGLDVDRSAEYAADNGRTRLTDLTVRPSKLEAPIDKIHPMPFPGLNIDNVPFFAAIAASAQGQSLIHDWVYDNRAIYLTDLNRLGGRLQLLDPHRVLVEGPTRWRAAEMMCPPALRPAVVVLLAMLAAEGTSVLRNVYVINRGYEDLAERLNEVGAQIETFRDI is encoded by the coding sequence ATGACGGACGACTACCTCGCACGCATCGGCCAGCTGATCCGCGACGCTCGCCAGCATCGCGGCTGGACCCAGTCGCAACTCGCGGAGGCACTGGGCACCAGCCAGAGCGCGGTCAACCGCATCGAACGCGGCAACCAGAACATCAGCCTTGAGATGATCGCCCGCATCTCGGAGGCCCTGGACAGTGAAATCGTCTCCCTCGGCTACTCCGGCCCGATGCACCTGCGCGTCGTCGGCGGACGCCGCCTCTCCGGCTCCATCGACGTCAAGACGAGCAAGAACGCGTGCGTCGCCCTGCTCTGCGCCTCGCTCCTCAACTCCGGCCGCACCGTGCTGCGTCGGGTCGCCCGCATCGAGGAGGTCTTCCGCCTCCTCGAGGTACTGGGCTCCGTCGGCGTGCGCACCCGCTGGCTCAACGACGCCGGCGACCTCGAGATCGTGCCGCCCGCCGAACTTGACCTGGACGCGATGGATGCGGACGCCGCCCGCCGCACCCGCAGCATCATCATGTTCCTCGGCCCTCTGCTGCATCGCACCGACGCGTTCCGCCTCCCCTACGCCGGCGGCTGCGACCTCGGGACCCGCACCGTCCAGCCGCACATGATCGCGCTGCGCCGCTTCGGCCTGGACGTCACCGCGACCGAGGGCGTCTACCACGCCGAGGTCGACCGCTCCGTCACCCCCGACCGTCCCATCGTGCTGACCGAACGCGGCGACACGGTCACCGAGAACGCGCTGCTGGCCGCCGCCCGGTACGACGGCGTCACCGTCATCCGCAACGCCTCCTCCAACTACATGGTCCAGGACCTCTGCTTCTTCCTGGAGCAGCTCGGCGTGCGCGTCGAAGGCATCGGCTCCACCACTCTCACCGTGCACGGCGTCGCCGAGATCGACCGCGACGTGGACTACTCCCCCTCCGAGGACCCGGTCGAGGCCATGAGCCTCATCGCCGCCGCGGTCGTCACCGAATCCGAACTGACGGTGCGCCGGGTGCCGGTGGAGTTCCTGGAGATCGAGCTGGCCGTCCTGGAGGAGATGGGCCTCGACGTCGACCGCAGCGCCGAGTACGCGGCGGACAACGGTCGTACCCGGCTCACCGACCTGACGGTCCGTCCCTCCAAACTGGAGGCGCCGATCGACAAGATCCACCCCATGCCGTTCCCCGGCCTCAACATCGACAACGTCCCCTTCTTCGCGGCCATCGCCGCCTCCGCCCAGGGGCAGAGCCTCATCCACGACTGGGTCTACGACAACCGCGCCATCTACCTCACCGACCTCAACCGCCTCGGCGGACGCCTGCAGTTGCTCGACCCGCACCGGGTCCTGGTCGAGGGCCCCACCCGCTGGCGCGCCGCCGAGATGATGTGCCCGCCCGCGCTCCGCCCCGCCGTCGTCGTCCTCCTCGCCATGCTCGCCGCCGAGGGCACGTCCGTGCTGCGCAACGTCTACGTCATCAACCGCGGCTACGAGGACCTCGCCGAACGCCTCAACGAAGTCGGCGCCCAGATCGAGACCTTCCGCGACATCTGA
- a CDS encoding DUF364 domain-containing protein, which yields MPSPPPRSTASLRQAVLDGVYGQPPADFTVTSAFWLHHTTRLAGSQVTYRNHYLLLRSGNVFGACSFEAGDLGPDFCADASGHTLDQLIRHEKPAVGVAALDAYLARLQPHSAHPGADTVTLPAGTPDTRARARDAAVTGLLDIPEGAKVALIGVVNPLVAAIRDRGGVPLLCDYNLRTTNWGDPVTDDMHQVLAEADAVIATGMTLVNGSFDDILDHCRKHGTPLTVYAQSGSAVARAFLGAGVSALSAEPFPFSQFSADATALYRYRAVTP from the coding sequence ATGCCCTCCCCACCACCCCGGTCCACAGCCTCACTCCGCCAAGCGGTCCTCGACGGCGTGTACGGCCAGCCTCCCGCAGATTTCACGGTGACCAGCGCGTTCTGGCTCCACCACACCACCCGCCTTGCGGGCAGCCAGGTCACCTACCGCAACCACTACCTCCTGCTGCGGTCCGGGAACGTCTTCGGGGCGTGCTCCTTCGAAGCAGGCGACCTCGGCCCCGACTTCTGCGCCGACGCCTCCGGCCACACCCTCGACCAGCTCATCCGGCACGAGAAGCCCGCCGTCGGCGTCGCGGCTCTCGACGCCTATCTGGCCCGCCTCCAGCCGCACTCCGCGCATCCCGGCGCGGATACCGTCACGCTCCCGGCCGGGACACCCGACACGCGCGCCCGGGCCAGGGACGCCGCAGTCACCGGCCTTCTCGACATCCCCGAAGGCGCGAAGGTGGCTCTGATCGGCGTCGTCAACCCGCTGGTCGCGGCGATACGCGACCGGGGCGGCGTCCCCCTGCTCTGCGACTACAACCTGCGCACCACCAACTGGGGCGATCCCGTCACAGACGACATGCACCAAGTGCTCGCCGAGGCGGACGCGGTGATCGCCACCGGCATGACCCTCGTCAACGGCAGCTTCGACGACATCCTCGACCACTGCCGCAAGCACGGAACACCCCTCACCGTCTACGCACAGAGCGGCAGCGCCGTCGCGCGGGCGTTCCTGGGCGCGGGCGTGAGCGCACTCTCCGCCGAACCGTTCCCCTTCTCCCAGTTCAGCGCCGACGCGACCGCGCTGTACCGGTACCGGGCGGTGACGCCATGA
- the acnA gene encoding aconitate hydratase AcnA: MSANSFDARSTLQVGDESYEIFKLDKVEGSARLPYSLKVLLENLLRTEDGANITADHIRALGGWDAKAQPSQEIQFTPARVIMQDFTGVPCVVDLATMREAVKELGGDADRINPLAPAELVIDHSVIADKFGTPNAFSQNVELEYGRNRERYQFLRWGQTAFDEFKVVPPGTGIVHQVNIEHLARTVMVRNGQAYPDTLVGTDSHTTMVNGLGVLGWGVGGIEAEAAMLGQPVSMLIPRVVGFKLTGELPTGTTATDLVLTITEMLRKHGVVGKFVEFYGEGVGSVPLANRATIGNMSPEFGSTAAIFPIDGETINYLKLTGRDDQQLALVEAYAKEQGLWHDAAHEPEYSEYLELDLATVVPSIAGPKRPQDRIALADAAHQFGQDVRNFVSDADLDEAGKESFPASDAPAVSNGAPSKPSQVTGPDGQVYEIDHGAVAVAAITSCTNTSNPYVMVGAALVAKKAVEKGLTRKPWVKTTLAPGSQVVMDYYDRAGLTPYLDKLGFHLVGYGCTTCIGNSGPLPEEVSQAVNDNDLAVVSVLSGNRNFEGRINPDVKMNYLASPPLVVAYAIAGSMKVDITTEALGTDSEGNPVFLKDIWPSEQEVEEVVAGAIGQEMFTKSYSDVFAGDAQWQALPVPTGNTFEWDAESTYVRKPPYFEGMGEQPDPVEDISGARVLVKVGDSVTTDHISPAGAIKADSPAGTYLTEHGVQRRDFNSYGSRRGNHEVMIRGTFANIRLRNQIAPDTEGGFTRDFTQDGYPVSTIYDASQNYQEQGIPLVVLAGKEYGSGSSRDWAAKGTALLGVKAVIAESYERIHRSNLIGMGVLPLQFPEGASAQSLGLSGEETFSFAGVTALNDGGIPETVKVTTDTGVEFDATVRIDTPGEADYYRNGGIMQYVLRSLIAK; encoded by the coding sequence GTGTCGGCGAACAGCTTCGACGCCCGCAGCACCCTGCAGGTGGGCGACGAGTCGTACGAGATCTTCAAGCTGGACAAGGTCGAGGGCTCCGCCCGCCTCCCGTACAGCCTGAAGGTGCTGCTGGAGAACCTGCTGCGTACGGAGGACGGCGCCAACATCACCGCCGACCACATCCGGGCGCTGGGCGGCTGGGACGCGAAGGCGCAGCCGAGTCAGGAGATCCAGTTCACGCCGGCTCGCGTGATCATGCAGGACTTCACCGGCGTGCCCTGCGTCGTGGACCTCGCGACGATGCGCGAGGCCGTGAAGGAGCTGGGTGGCGACGCGGACCGCATCAACCCCCTCGCGCCCGCCGAGCTGGTCATCGACCACTCGGTGATCGCCGACAAGTTCGGCACCCCCAACGCCTTCTCGCAGAACGTCGAGCTGGAGTACGGCCGCAACCGCGAGCGCTACCAGTTCCTGCGCTGGGGCCAGACCGCGTTCGACGAGTTCAAGGTCGTCCCGCCCGGCACCGGCATCGTCCACCAGGTCAACATCGAGCACCTGGCCCGCACCGTCATGGTCCGGAACGGGCAGGCCTACCCCGACACCCTGGTCGGCACCGACTCGCACACCACCATGGTCAACGGCCTCGGCGTGCTGGGCTGGGGCGTCGGCGGCATCGAGGCCGAGGCCGCGATGCTCGGCCAGCCGGTCTCCATGCTGATCCCGCGCGTTGTCGGGTTCAAGCTCACCGGCGAGCTGCCCACCGGCACCACCGCCACAGACCTGGTGCTCACCATCACCGAGATGCTGCGCAAGCACGGTGTCGTCGGCAAGTTCGTCGAGTTCTACGGCGAGGGCGTCGGCTCGGTGCCGCTCGCCAACCGCGCCACCATCGGCAACATGTCGCCGGAGTTCGGCTCCACCGCGGCGATCTTCCCGATCGACGGCGAGACCATCAACTACCTCAAGCTCACCGGCCGCGACGACCAGCAGCTCGCCCTGGTCGAGGCGTACGCCAAGGAGCAGGGCCTCTGGCACGACGCGGCCCACGAGCCGGAGTACTCCGAGTACCTGGAGCTCGACCTCGCCACGGTCGTGCCGTCCATCGCTGGCCCGAAGCGCCCGCAGGACCGGATCGCGCTCGCCGACGCCGCCCACCAGTTCGGCCAGGACGTGCGCAACTTCGTCTCCGACGCCGACCTGGATGAGGCCGGCAAGGAGTCCTTCCCGGCCTCCGACGCCCCGGCCGTCTCCAACGGCGCGCCCAGCAAGCCCAGCCAGGTCACCGGCCCGGACGGCCAGGTGTACGAGATCGACCACGGCGCCGTCGCGGTGGCCGCGATCACCTCCTGCACCAACACCTCCAACCCCTACGTGATGGTCGGCGCCGCGCTGGTCGCGAAGAAGGCCGTGGAGAAGGGCCTGACCCGCAAGCCGTGGGTCAAGACCACCCTCGCGCCCGGCTCGCAGGTCGTCATGGACTACTACGACCGCGCCGGCCTCACCCCGTACCTGGACAAGCTCGGCTTCCACCTGGTCGGCTACGGCTGCACCACCTGCATCGGCAACTCCGGCCCGCTGCCGGAGGAGGTCTCCCAGGCGGTCAACGACAACGACCTCGCCGTGGTCTCCGTCCTCTCCGGCAACCGGAACTTCGAGGGCCGCATCAACCCCGACGTCAAGATGAACTACCTGGCGTCCCCGCCCCTGGTCGTGGCGTACGCCATCGCCGGGTCCATGAAGGTGGACATCACCACCGAGGCGCTGGGCACCGACTCGGAGGGGAACCCGGTCTTCCTCAAGGACATCTGGCCCTCCGAGCAGGAGGTCGAGGAGGTCGTGGCCGGGGCCATCGGCCAGGAGATGTTCACCAAGTCCTACTCCGACGTGTTCGCCGGCGACGCCCAGTGGCAGGCGCTGCCCGTGCCCACCGGCAACACCTTCGAGTGGGACGCGGAGTCCACCTACGTCCGCAAGCCCCCGTACTTCGAGGGCATGGGCGAGCAGCCGGACCCGGTCGAGGACATCTCCGGCGCCCGCGTGCTGGTCAAGGTGGGCGACTCGGTCACCACCGACCACATCTCCCCGGCCGGTGCGATCAAGGCCGACTCCCCGGCCGGCACCTACCTCACCGAGCACGGCGTCCAGCGGCGCGACTTCAACAGCTACGGCTCCCGCCGCGGCAACCACGAGGTCATGATCCGCGGCACGTTCGCCAACATCCGGCTGCGCAACCAGATCGCGCCCGACACCGAGGGCGGCTTCACCCGGGACTTCACTCAGGACGGCTACCCGGTCAGCACGATCTACGACGCCTCGCAGAACTACCAGGAGCAGGGCATCCCGCTGGTCGTCCTCGCCGGCAAGGAGTACGGCTCGGGCTCGTCCCGCGACTGGGCCGCGAAGGGCACCGCCCTGCTCGGCGTGAAGGCCGTCATCGCCGAGTCCTACGAGCGCATCCACCGCTCGAACCTCATCGGCA
- a CDS encoding methyltransferase, giving the protein MTDRTSADVAPSQDAVRALLDELPDTLPRDEILALNSSSSDIHTQRAYSYNGWSFELPPGVFRPGDTSRIIHDRMLDGTIALAGRSYAAIGVGLGVEAVIAGIMGAREIWAADIHPDSVATARAGYERLVPQRPDTTFRPLVSHLFEEFPDSARLDVITFNPPAVSTRTSDDPTVIRNVCVGIEIVRRFFDQIEARDLLAPGGEVYLIVSNTSELKDIVAHAIDAGFIPEVVHRQTWEGDNCQAYLFRMRRGHQA; this is encoded by the coding sequence ATGACCGACCGGACTTCAGCGGACGTTGCCCCTTCCCAGGACGCCGTCCGCGCCCTGCTCGACGAACTGCCCGACACCCTGCCCCGCGACGAGATCCTGGCCCTCAACAGCTCCTCGTCCGACATCCACACGCAGCGCGCCTACTCCTACAACGGCTGGTCGTTCGAGCTGCCGCCGGGGGTCTTCCGGCCCGGTGACACCAGCCGGATCATCCACGACCGCATGCTGGACGGCACCATCGCGCTCGCGGGACGTTCCTATGCGGCGATCGGCGTCGGTCTCGGCGTGGAAGCCGTGATCGCCGGAATCATGGGTGCCCGTGAGATCTGGGCGGCGGACATCCACCCGGACAGCGTGGCGACGGCCCGCGCCGGCTACGAACGTCTCGTTCCCCAACGGCCGGACACCACTTTCCGGCCGCTCGTCTCCCATCTGTTCGAGGAGTTCCCGGACTCCGCCCGTCTCGACGTCATCACCTTCAACCCGCCTGCCGTCAGCACCCGGACCAGCGACGACCCGACGGTCATCCGCAACGTGTGCGTGGGCATCGAGATCGTGAGGCGCTTCTTCGACCAGATCGAGGCCCGTGATCTCCTCGCGCCCGGCGGCGAGGTGTACCTGATCGTCTCCAACACCTCCGAGCTGAAGGACATCGTCGCTCACGCGATCGACGCGGGCTTCATACCGGAGGTCGTCCACCGGCAGACCTGGGAGGGCGACAACTGCCAGGCGTACCTGTTCAGGATGCGCCGCGGACACCAGGCCTGA